In Rhipicephalus microplus isolate Deutch F79 chromosome 9, USDA_Rmic, whole genome shotgun sequence, one genomic interval encodes:
- the LOC142771832 gene encoding uncharacterized protein LOC142771832, with translation MSMTSKQAIYCDPNTNDWNADHVDTQDTEVRELYRKGLEIFRDEKESRRRQRNNQDGPKVAYENIPEKEATILRRLLRSGPPVKTLLIRYISLGAFKAAFHNLDRCPSLISVCVHVHFQGEVFTLYTGVLRRLHSLELSCENPGSGYANQIACYIRENKCLKELRLRNCCGGDEGADVIINALLLNNTLKVFALIDIKSSSDTLISFAKLLALNSTLALVSLGDACRVEADEVWSLLAHERYAGVFQRLQIVWPDELLSVLTILMRRQACSRELSVRVSSSVNKGILREFFEAVAESMTLRRLDFESDVFDEFASGIASVLNTTRTLRDIYSEKEVRRGSEHQMVTILNALKENTSVMEFTMYVETVTPEVATSLAELLAANKALREVHLCEESGISPGVGETILQGLMANYTLTELTVCSLYDDNDITRKIEALLNRNFEILEKAADFVISGGEQVGLDALKKVHSSAGFVRMLKSRTKKTRAATLEDCGPPRQGSF, from the coding sequence ATGTCAATGACAAGTAAACAAGCAATATACTGCGACCCGAACACGAACGACTGGAACGCCGATCATGTAGACACTCAAGACACTGAAGTTCGAGAGCTTTATAGGAAAGGACTCGAAATCTTCCGAGACGAGAAAGAATCGCGTCGTCGCCAACGAAACAATCAGGATGGCCCCAAAGTCGCGTACGAAAATATTCCAGAGAAGGAAGCGACCATTCTTCGCAGATTGTTGAGATCAGGTCCACCCGTGAAGACGCTTCTCATACGCTATATTTCTCTAGGTGCGTTCAAGGCTGCCTTCCACAACCTCGACCGATGCCCTTCACTCATTAGTGTGTGTGTCCATGTTCATTTTCAAGGCGAAGTGTTCACTCTTTATACAGGGGTACTTAGACGCTTGCATTCATTGGAGCTTAGCTGCGAGAATCCAGGGAGTGGATACGCGAATCAGATTGCATGCTACATCAGAGAGAACAAGTGTTTGAAGGAACTACGCCTTCGCAACTGCTGTGGGGGTGACGAAGGTGCCGATGTGATCATCAATGCCCTCTTGTTGAACAATACACTCAAGGTATTTGCATTAATCGACATAAAGTCATCTTCGGACACCTTGATTAGTTTTGCGAAACTGCTTGCATTAAACTCGACGTTGGCTTTGGTAAGCCTAGGTGACGCGTGTCGCGTGGAAGCGGACGAAGTGTGGTCTCTATTGGCCCACGAACGCTACGCCGGCGTCTTCCAGAGGCTCCAGATCGTGTGGCCCGACGAGCTTCTATCGGTGCTCACCATACTCATGCGCAGACAAGCATGCTCGCGGGAGTTGTCCGTCAGGGTCTCTTCCTCGGTCAACAAGGGAATTCTTCGAGAGTTTTTTGAAGCCGTCGCCGAAAGCATGACGCTTCGTCGACTAGACTTTGAATCCGACGTATTCGACGAATTCGCGAGTGGCATAGCTTCTGTGCTGAACACTACCAGGACGCTTCGGGATATTTATAGTGAGAAGGAGGTGCGGCGTGGCAGTGAGCACCAAATGGTAACCATACTCAACGCCCTGAAGGAGAACACCTCCGTTATGGAGTTCACAATGTACGTCGAGACGGTGACGCCCGAAGTAGCGACGTCCCTCGCCGAGTTGCTCGCAGCGAACAAGGCGCTTAGAGAGGTTCACCTGTGCGAAGAATCTGGCATCTCACCAGGAGTAGGGGAAACCATCCTGCAGGGCTTGATGGCTAACTACACCCTGACTGAACTCACGGTTTGCTCTTTGTACGATGACAATGACATAACGCGCAAGATTGAAGCACTTCTGAATAGGAACTTTGAAATTCTCGAAAAGGCTGCCGACTTTGTCATTTCCGGCGGTGAGCAGGTGGGCTTGGATGCTCTGAAGAAAGTTCACTCGAGCGCTGGCTTTGTGCGCATGTTGAAGTCGAGAACAAAGAAGACGAGAGCAGCGACGCTCGAGGATTGTGGTCCTCCAAGACAAGGCTCGTTTTGA